The following proteins are co-located in the uncultured Tolumonas sp. genome:
- a CDS encoding P-loop NTPase fold protein, whose amino-acid sequence MSEQNKNINDFLDYYFSFSQEPEYAVLIKGAWGSGKSWFVQKALERLKKNGGKYLYVSLYGMVSFDDIENSFFEQMHPILSSKGMKLTAKIAKGLLRATIKLDLDDNGKAETNVKIPPEDVKLPDYLKNTDGFVLVFDDLERCSMNIADVLGYINQFVEHQGYKVVIIANENEILEKTDANKCYSRAKEKLIGKTFELVPNTNLALESFIDSSSLKAFYQDNISNIISVYASSECKNLRHLKQALWDFERFHNVLPDSTFDKVQLKIELLRLFLCFSFETRSANYTIQEISNVKNSIYDDIFNKNKENSVKSLYSILSSKYPMINFSDVLVEESIWVDFFDRGIADEVKIKESIEINKYYQDVNTENWVKLWHYHDLSDSDFDQLFSVVSQEVHERKYTNHQVVKHIMGLFIRLSDIFLISFDKLSILNEFKQYVDYLFDNGYLPSELNDHIFDYDSDNWGGLGFCGRDTNEFKEFSVYLDNKINEYKVKCLPGIAKELLDLMQHDVTLFSIRLILNNNKENIFYKTPILRNIDPEAFVEKLISLSGNDFRHVGYMFRTRYSISEFNLNLISELDWLKKINSLLEKKRNESHGKLSGFRIGLLIDEYLKSSIEALEKDN is encoded by the coding sequence ATGTCAGAACAAAATAAAAATATAAATGATTTCTTGGATTACTATTTTAGTTTTTCTCAAGAACCCGAATACGCGGTTTTGATTAAAGGCGCCTGGGGCTCTGGAAAATCTTGGTTCGTACAAAAAGCACTTGAACGATTAAAGAAAAACGGAGGCAAATATCTTTATGTTAGCCTCTATGGAATGGTTAGTTTTGATGATATTGAAAATTCATTTTTTGAACAAATGCACCCTATCCTTTCTTCAAAAGGTATGAAATTAACTGCGAAAATTGCAAAAGGACTATTAAGAGCAACCATAAAATTAGACCTTGATGATAACGGGAAAGCTGAAACGAACGTTAAAATCCCACCAGAAGATGTTAAGCTACCCGACTATCTCAAAAATACAGATGGTTTTGTACTTGTTTTTGATGATCTAGAACGATGTTCAATGAATATTGCTGATGTTTTGGGGTATATAAACCAGTTTGTGGAGCATCAAGGATATAAGGTAGTAATAATTGCCAATGAAAATGAAATATTAGAAAAAACTGATGCTAATAAATGTTATTCAAGAGCAAAGGAAAAGCTCATTGGAAAAACATTTGAATTGGTTCCTAATACTAATCTTGCGCTTGAGTCATTTATTGATTCATCTTCTCTAAAGGCATTTTATCAAGATAATATAAGTAATATAATTTCTGTTTACGCAAGCTCAGAATGCAAAAATTTGCGCCATTTAAAACAAGCTTTATGGGATTTTGAACGATTTCACAATGTATTACCAGATTCAACTTTCGATAAAGTTCAATTGAAAATTGAATTGCTCAGATTGTTCTTGTGTTTTTCATTCGAAACCAGAAGCGCCAATTACACAATACAAGAAATTTCGAATGTAAAAAATAGCATATATGACGACATATTTAATAAAAATAAAGAAAATTCGGTCAAATCATTATATTCTATTTTATCTTCAAAATATCCTATGATTAACTTCAGTGATGTGCTTGTAGAAGAGTCGATATGGGTCGACTTTTTTGATAGAGGTATAGCAGATGAAGTAAAAATTAAAGAATCAATAGAAATAAATAAATATTATCAAGATGTTAATACTGAAAACTGGGTAAAGCTATGGCATTACCATGATCTTTCAGATAGCGATTTTGACCAACTTTTTTCAGTTGTCAGCCAAGAAGTACATGAACGCAAGTATACCAATCACCAAGTTGTAAAACACATTATGGGATTATTTATTAGATTATCTGATATATTTTTAATATCGTTTGACAAACTAAGTATTTTAAACGAATTCAAACAATATGTAGATTATCTTTTTGATAATGGATATCTTCCTTCAGAACTAAACGATCATATCTTTGATTATGACTCAGACAACTGGGGTGGATTGGGATTTTGTGGTAGAGATACTAATGAATTCAAAGAATTTTCCGTGTATCTTGATAATAAAATAAATGAATACAAAGTTAAATGTCTACCTGGCATTGCTAAAGAGTTACTTGATTTAATGCAGCATGATGTAACGCTTTTCAGCATAAGACTTATTCTTAACAACAACAAAGAAAATATTTTTTACAAAACACCAATTTTAAGAAATATAGACCCAGAGGCATTTGTTGAAAAACTTATCTCTTTATCTGGAAATGATTTCAGGCACGTTGGGTACATGTTTCGAACACGTTATTCCATTAGTGAATTCAATTTAAATCTTATAAGTGAATTAGACTGGTTAAAAAAAATTAATTCCTTATTAGAAAAGAAAAGAAATGAATCCCACGGTAAACTTAGTGGATTTAGAATAGGACTCTTGATTGATGAGTACCTAAAGAGCTCTATAGAGGCTCTCGAGAAAGACAACTAA
- a CDS encoding NUDIX domain-containing protein has protein sequence MAFDDKFRLSSHAVILNSVGEVLLLKADYGAKSWGLPSGALEPGETIHEALLRECREELGSDVLINYLSGVYFHSAYNYRRSFFAVNCPHLLTSSSATNILNFVMPQFQNSVAFNNSVFLTVLIILVLSSVPSFNAIRLSRKIRS, from the coding sequence ATGGCCTTTGATGATAAATTCAGACTCAGCAGTCACGCTGTTATTCTCAATTCTGTCGGCGAAGTTTTGCTCTTAAAAGCTGATTATGGCGCCAAATCTTGGGGGCTTCCTAGTGGTGCATTAGAACCTGGCGAAACCATTCACGAAGCCTTGCTCCGAGAGTGTCGTGAAGAACTGGGTTCTGATGTTCTCATCAACTATCTCAGCGGTGTGTATTTCCATTCAGCCTATAATTACAGGCGTTCATTTTTCGCTGTGAACTGCCCTCACCTTCTAACATCATCCTCAGCAACGAACATTCTGAATTTCGTTATGCCGCAATTTCAGAACTCAGTGGCGTTCAACAACAGCGTATTTCTGACTGTCTTAATTATTCTGGTGTTGTCGTCAGTGCCAAGTTTTAACGCGATCCGTTTATCCCGCAAAATCCGCTCATAA